Genomic segment of bacterium:
CGGTCCGGCAATCCGGCGCCGTGGCACTGGCCGATCATCACCATCGTCCCGGATCCGAAACCGATGGCGGGCAGTTGGATCAGGCCGAACAGGCGCTGCACCACCCCGTAAGCAGCCACCACCGCCACCCCCAGGGGGGTGATGAGGTAGAGGACCACCTGAATGGCCACGGGCATGATGCCCCGCTGGATGAAACCCGGCACCGCCAGCCGCCACAGACGGCTGTAGGCCTCGGGGTCCCACCGCAGGGCTTTGGGGTTGAAATGAATGGGACCCTTGCGCCGGAAGAGGTGGAGGGAGAATGCGCCCATCCCGATCACCCGGCTGAGCACGGTGGCCAGCGCCGCCCCGTAGACGCCCAGACGGGGGAAGGGGCCCAGACCGAAGATGAACAGCGGGTCCAGCACCGCGTTGCAAATTACGGCGAGCAACAGGTTCCAGAATGGGAACCGGGTGTCCCCTCCGCCCCGGTAGAGACCGCCCATCATCATCTGGCCCAGAATGGCGCCCGCCCCCCAGTAAAGGGTACAGGCGTAATCGTTGGCCATTTCCACGACGGCGGGATCCGCCCCGGTGGACTCGAGGAGCGGCCGGGCCAAGATGAGCCCCAGCGGCATCATGAGCGCCGTCAGGCCGAGCCAGGCGAAGGCGGCGTAGAGCGCGACACGCTCCGTGTGCTCCTTGTCCCCGGCGCCGAAGTACCGGGCCAGGACGGCGCTGATGGCGTCGCTCGTCCCGGCGCCGATGCTGATGATCAAAAAATGCAGCGGGAAGCAGAGCGCCACCGCGGCCAGGGCCTCTTTGCCCAGCAGGCCGACGTAGATGAGGTCCACGACCCCCAGGGCCGAATTCAACAGCATCGCCCCGGCC
This window contains:
- a CDS encoding MATE family efflux transporter gives rise to the protein MAKRPLPDLLNGPVTSTLVNLSFPLAGAMLLNSALGVVDLIYVGLLGKEALAAVALCFPLHFLIISIGAGTSDAISAVLARYFGAGDKEHTERVALYAAFAWLGLTALMMPLGLILARPLLESTGADPAVVEMANDYACTLYWGAGAILGQMMMGGLYRGGGDTRFPFWNLLLAVICNAVLDPLFIFGLGPFPRLGVYGAALATVLSRVIGMGAFSLHLFRRKGPIHFNPKALRWDPEAYSRLWRLAVPGFIQRGIMPVAIQVVLYLITPLGVAVVAAYGVVQRLFGLIQLPAIGFGSGTMVMIGQCHGAGLPDRARHTSMASVWVTTLITGGLTVLIWFFAPFFVSLFSDSPEVTRAGALMMRWLVVAQPAAALIILVNGYFNAMGRGLYAMLPTIGQRLILEPGGLALGLLLGGMTGAWAGMMAGGLVAGGVSLLVLFNRWRALRREAGGG